A stretch of Candidatus Thermokryptus mobilis DNA encodes these proteins:
- the gltX gene encoding glutamate--tRNA ligase → MIKTRFAPSPTGHLHIGGARTAIFNWLFSRKNKGEFYLRIEDTDKERSSEEMVQSIVDGLKWLGVDWDGDLYFQSQHIDEHVKACYDLLNRGHAYFCYCSEEELEMKRKEAEEKKIPYKYDRKCLYLTEAEKLKFEKEGRAKVIRFKVPDGETIFNDVVHGEIKFKNSEIDDFIILRSDGTPVYNMAVVVDDHNMGITHVIRGDDHISNTPKQILIYQALGWDIPVFAHVPLILGPDKKRLSKRHGATAVIEYRERGFLPEAMFNFLCLLGWSPGDNREIMSVEEIIEAFDISRIQKKSAIFDQAKLEWMNSEYIRRKDNFELLKLLKPFIQKYGYEVESEDYLLKVISLMKSRVKVLEDFVTFGRYFFEDPLQYDEEGLKKYWKENTAEILESFIERLENLEDYNAIEIEKRLRALAMEKNIKTAELIHPIRLAITGMKVSPGLFEVMEVLGKNTVMRRIKKFVEKFKN, encoded by the coding sequence TTGATAAAAACAAGATTTGCACCAAGCCCCACAGGTCACTTACACATTGGAGGAGCAAGAACAGCAATTTTCAACTGGCTTTTTTCAAGAAAGAATAAAGGTGAATTTTATCTTAGAATTGAAGATACCGACAAGGAAAGGTCAAGTGAGGAAATGGTACAATCAATTGTAGATGGTTTAAAATGGCTTGGTGTTGATTGGGATGGTGATTTGTATTTTCAATCGCAACATATTGATGAACATGTCAAAGCTTGTTACGATTTGTTGAATCGTGGTCATGCCTATTTCTGCTACTGTAGTGAAGAAGAGCTTGAAATGAAGCGCAAAGAGGCGGAAGAGAAGAAAATTCCATACAAGTATGATAGAAAGTGCTTATACCTTACTGAGGCGGAAAAATTAAAGTTTGAAAAAGAGGGAAGAGCCAAGGTTATAAGGTTTAAAGTTCCCGACGGCGAAACAATTTTTAATGATGTCGTTCATGGAGAGATAAAATTTAAAAATTCGGAAATAGATGATTTTATAATTTTGAGATCAGATGGAACACCTGTTTATAATATGGCTGTTGTTGTTGATGACCACAATATGGGAATTACTCATGTCATCAGAGGTGATGATCATATTTCAAATACCCCGAAACAGATTTTAATTTATCAGGCACTTGGTTGGGATATACCTGTTTTTGCGCATGTGCCCTTGATTTTGGGACCCGATAAAAAAAGGTTAAGCAAAAGGCACGGAGCAACTGCTGTTATTGAGTATAGGGAGAGAGGATTTCTCCCCGAAGCAATGTTCAATTTTCTTTGCTTGCTTGGTTGGTCGCCCGGTGATAACCGTGAAATAATGAGCGTAGAGGAAATCATTGAGGCATTTGACATTTCAAGAATTCAAAAGAAAAGCGCTATATTTGATCAAGCTAAACTTGAATGGATGAACAGTGAATATATCAGGAGGAAGGATAATTTTGAATTATTGAAACTTTTGAAACCGTTCATTCAAAAGTATGGCTATGAAGTTGAAAGTGAGGATTATCTTCTCAAAGTTATAAGTTTAATGAAGAGTAGGGTTAAGGTTTTGGAGGATTTTGTAACTTTCGGAAGATATTTCTTTGAAGACCCGCTTCAATATGATGAGGAAGGGTTAAAAAAATACTGGAAAGAGAATACAGCAGAGATACTTGAAAGTTTTATTGAGAGGTTGGAAAACTTAGAAGATTACAACGCAATTGAAATTGAGAAGAGACTAAGGGCTTTAGCTATGGAGAAAAACATAAAAACTGCTGAATTAATCCATCCGATACGGCTTGCTATTACTGGGATGAAAGTAAGTCCTGGGCTTTTTGAAGTTATGGAAGTTCTTGGGAAGAATACGGTTATGAGAAGAATAAAAAAATTTGTGGAGAAATTTAAAAATTAA
- the def gene encoding peptide deformylase, whose protein sequence is MILPIYLYGDPIFKKPAQKVKWVDEKFIDTLKDMFETMTVADGIGLAATQVGIPFSFAVIDVSVYEEYKDFKRMVIINPEIVHSDGEDVMEEGCLSIPGIRAEIIRPAKVVLRYQDIDMKVNEIECEGLLARVVQHEVDHLYGKFFIDYLSPVRLKTLKPKLTKIRRGNVKAHYPVVVPGTKKVIFPEVEATSRRQSSD, encoded by the coding sequence ATGATACTTCCAATATATCTTTATGGCGATCCAATTTTTAAGAAGCCGGCTCAAAAAGTTAAGTGGGTGGACGAGAAATTCATTGATACGCTTAAAGATATGTTTGAAACGATGACAGTTGCTGACGGAATTGGGCTTGCAGCGACGCAAGTTGGGATTCCTTTTTCTTTTGCTGTAATTGATGTTTCAGTTTATGAGGAGTATAAAGATTTTAAAAGAATGGTTATAATTAACCCGGAAATTGTTCATTCTGACGGTGAAGATGTAATGGAAGAGGGATGTTTGAGCATCCCGGGAATAAGAGCCGAGATAATAAGACCTGCGAAAGTTGTCTTGCGTTATCAGGACATTGATATGAAGGTAAACGAAATTGAATGTGAAGGTTTGCTTGCAAGGGTCGTTCAGCACGAAGTTGATCATCTTTACGGGAAATTCTTTATTGATTATCTTTCTCCAGTGAGGTTGAAGACATTAAAGCCGAAATTAACTAAGATACGAAGAGGCAATGTGAAGGCACATTATCCAGTGGTTGTTCCGGGGACAAAGAAGGTTATTTTTCCTGAAGTTGAGGCAACAAGTAGAAGACAAAGCAGTGATTAA